Proteins encoded together in one Musa acuminata AAA Group cultivar baxijiao chromosome BXJ3-6, Cavendish_Baxijiao_AAA, whole genome shotgun sequence window:
- the LOC103989939 gene encoding phosphate transporter PHO1-2 isoform X2 yields MVKFSRELEAQMIPEWKDAFVDYRQLKKHVKKIKLALLRSSLPSSSSPDGNPDGVAGCCDSGYGLFLLDSARAFAARFYACRDDHHLPADEENLFEMVLVQSREDEVKEFLEKSEQELKKVNAFYANKEKEFCERSEILRKQLRILIDLKQLLHEHRCSRHQCSVPPSSGGGSVTSLLSDASSVSVGNPESPAAGAEERDSLTEEVISTLERNGVSFVGLGKAKAKKSAKPRAATSLRIDIPATTPARAISMMWEDLVNSSRKEDSGGGDYLNRKKLQRAEKMIREAFVQLYRGLALLGTYSSLNMEAFRKILKKFEKVSNHLQESAAFSSKVKRSHFISSDKVMKLVDEVESIFTKHFAGSDRKKAMKFLRPQQPKESHTITFFAGLFTGSFVTLFTVYAILAHFCGIFSSTDGEAGYMQTVYPVFSMFALLSLHIFLYGCNIFAWRGTRINHNFIFEFSPNTALKRRDAFLISASLMTAVVSALVVHLLLRSAGVSQKHVDAIPGALLLVFTGLLFCPFNVFYRSTRYCFIRVMRNIALSPFYKVLMVDFFMADQLTSQIPLLRHMELTACYFMAAAFKVHPYETCTRAQQYKLLVYVISFLPYYWRAMQCVRRYIEEGRDVNHLANAGKYISAMVAAAARLKYAVEATPLWFAIVIVTSTGATFYQLFWDFVKDWGLLDLSSKNLLLRDDLILKNKCVYYASMGLNSVLRLAWIGSVMPLSLGQVEHRLLDFLLASLEIVRRGHWNFYRLENEHLNNVGKFRAVKTVPLPFCELVSDD; encoded by the exons atgGTGAAGTTTTCACGGGAGTTGGAGGCGCAAATGATCCCCGAGTGGAAGGACGCCTTCGTCGACTACCGGCAACTCAAGAAGCACGTCAAAAAGATCAAGCTCGCCCTCCTCCGTTCTTccctcccttcctcctcctcccccgatGGCAACCCCGACGGCGTCGCTGGCTGCTGCGACAGCGGCTATGGCTTGTTTCTCTTGGACTCCGCTCGCGCATTCGCCGCCCGCTTTTACGCCTGCCGCGATGACCATCATCTTCCG GCCGATGAGGAGAATCTCTTCGAAATGGTTCTCGTCCAATCCAGAGAAGATGAG GTGAAGGAGTTTCTCGAGAAGTCGGAGCAGGAGTTGAAGAAGGTGAACGCTTTCTACGCCAACAAAGAGAAGGAGTTCTGCGAGCGGAGCGAGATACTGAGGAAGCAACTCCGGATCCTCATAGACCTCAAACAGCTCCTCCACGAGCATCGCTGCAGCCGCCACCAATGCAGCGTCCCGCCCTCCTCCGGCGGCGGCAGCGTGACGTCTCTCCTTAGCGACGCCTCCTCCGTGTCCG TGGGAAATCCCGAGAGCCCAGCGGCGGGAGCAGAGGAGCGGGACAGCCTGACTGAAGAGGTGATATCGACGCTAGAGAGGAACGGCGTGAGCTTTGTCGGTTTGGGGAAGGCGAAGGCGAAGAAGTCCGCGAAGCCGAGGGCGGCGACGTCGCTAAGGATCGATATCCCGGCGACGACACCGGCCCGGGCCATATCGATGATGTGGGAGGACCTCGTCAACAGCTCCCGGAAGGAGGACTCCGGCGGCGGGGATTACCTCAACCGGAAGAAGCTCCAGCGCGCTGAGAAGATGATCAGGGAGGCGTTCGTGCAGCTCTACCGAGGGCTGGCCCTGCTCGGCACATACAG CTCCTTGAACATGGAGGCCTTCAGGAAGATCCTCAAGAAGTTCGAAAAG GTGTCGAACCATCTGCAAGAATCGGCCGCGTTCTCGAGCAAGGTTAAGAGGTCGCACTTCATCAGCTCGGATAAG GTGATGAAGTTGGTGGACGAGGTGGAATCCATATTCACAAAACACTTTGCTGGTAGTGACAGGAAAAAGGCCATGAAGTTCCTGAGACCTCAGCAGCCCAAGGAGTCCCACACTATCACCTTCTTCGCGG GCCTCTTCACAGGCAGCTTTGTGACTCTATTCACTGTATACGCAATCTTGGCTCATTTTTGTGGCATCTTTTCTTCCACCGATGGTGAAGCCGGTTATATGCAAACCGTGTACCCTGTTTTCAG CATGTTTGCGCTCCTTAGCCTGCACATATTCTTGTATGGCTGCAACATATTCGCGTGGAGAGGCACCAGAATAAACCACAACTTCATATTCGAGTTCTCGCCAAACACAGCTCTAAAGCGACGGGATGCCTTTCTCATCAGCGCCTCCTTGATGACCGCGGTCGTCAGTGCTCTGGTCGTCCACCTCCTCCTTCGATCTGCTGGGGTTTCCCAGAAGCACGTTGATGCCATACCCGGAGCTCTCCTGCTG GTATTCACGGGCCTGCTCTTCTGCCCATTCAACGTCTTCTACCGCTCGACGCGATATTGCTTCATCCGAGTGATGCGCAACATCGCGTTGTCGCCCTTCTACAAA GTACTGATGGTCGACTTCTTCATGGCCGACCAGCTAACCAGCCAG ATTCCACTGCTAAGGCACATGGAACTCACTGCGTGCTACTTCATGGCGGCCGCATTCAAAGTGCACCCTTACGAGACGTGTACTCGCGCCCAACAGTACAAGCTGTTGGTCTACGTTATCTCCTTCCTTCCTTATTATTGGCGTGCCATGCag TGCGTCAGGCGGTACATCGAGGAGGGGCGCGACGTCAACCACCTGGCGAACGCCGGGAAGTACATCTCGGCCATGGTGGCGGCTGCAGCCAGGTTGAAGTATGCGGTGGAGGCCACGCCCCTGTGGTTCGCCATCGTCATCGTCACGTCCACGGGGGCCACCTTCTACCAGCTCTTCTGGGACTTCGTCAAAGACTGGGGACTACTTGACCTCAGCTCCAAGAATCTCCTCCTCAGAGACGATCTCATTCTAAAGAACAAATGCGTCTACTACGCCTCCATG GGTTTGAACTCGGTGCTTAGGCTTGCTTGGATCGGGAGCGTGATGCCGCTAAGCCTGGGGCAGGTGGAGCATCGATTGCTGGATTTCCTGCTGGCTTCGCTGGAGATCGTCCGACGTGGGCATTGGAACTTCTACAG GTTGGAGAATGAGCACCTGAACAATGTTGGCAAGTTCAGAGCTGTGAAGACCGTCCCACTACCTTTCTGTGAGTTGGTTTCGGATGACTGA
- the LOC103989939 gene encoding phosphate transporter PHO1-2 isoform X1, with the protein MVKFSRELEAQMIPEWKDAFVDYRQLKKHVKKIKLALLRSSLPSSSSPDGNPDGVAGCCDSGYGLFLLDSARAFAARFYACRDDHHLPADEENLFEMVLVQSREDEVKEFLEKSEQELKKVNAFYANKEKEFCERSEILRKQLRILIDLKQLLHEHRCSRHQCSVPPSSGGGSVTSLLSDASSVSVGNPESPAAGAEERDSLTEEVISTLERNGVSFVGLGKAKAKKSAKPRAATSLRIDIPATTPARAISMMWEDLVNSSRKEDSGGGDYLNRKKLQRAEKMIREAFVQLYRGLALLGTYSSLNMEAFRKILKKFEKVSNHLQESAAFSSKVKRSHFISSDKGLVQVMKLVDEVESIFTKHFAGSDRKKAMKFLRPQQPKESHTITFFAGLFTGSFVTLFTVYAILAHFCGIFSSTDGEAGYMQTVYPVFSMFALLSLHIFLYGCNIFAWRGTRINHNFIFEFSPNTALKRRDAFLISASLMTAVVSALVVHLLLRSAGVSQKHVDAIPGALLLVFTGLLFCPFNVFYRSTRYCFIRVMRNIALSPFYKVLMVDFFMADQLTSQIPLLRHMELTACYFMAAAFKVHPYETCTRAQQYKLLVYVISFLPYYWRAMQCVRRYIEEGRDVNHLANAGKYISAMVAAAARLKYAVEATPLWFAIVIVTSTGATFYQLFWDFVKDWGLLDLSSKNLLLRDDLILKNKCVYYASMGLNSVLRLAWIGSVMPLSLGQVEHRLLDFLLASLEIVRRGHWNFYRLENEHLNNVGKFRAVKTVPLPFCELVSDD; encoded by the exons atgGTGAAGTTTTCACGGGAGTTGGAGGCGCAAATGATCCCCGAGTGGAAGGACGCCTTCGTCGACTACCGGCAACTCAAGAAGCACGTCAAAAAGATCAAGCTCGCCCTCCTCCGTTCTTccctcccttcctcctcctcccccgatGGCAACCCCGACGGCGTCGCTGGCTGCTGCGACAGCGGCTATGGCTTGTTTCTCTTGGACTCCGCTCGCGCATTCGCCGCCCGCTTTTACGCCTGCCGCGATGACCATCATCTTCCG GCCGATGAGGAGAATCTCTTCGAAATGGTTCTCGTCCAATCCAGAGAAGATGAG GTGAAGGAGTTTCTCGAGAAGTCGGAGCAGGAGTTGAAGAAGGTGAACGCTTTCTACGCCAACAAAGAGAAGGAGTTCTGCGAGCGGAGCGAGATACTGAGGAAGCAACTCCGGATCCTCATAGACCTCAAACAGCTCCTCCACGAGCATCGCTGCAGCCGCCACCAATGCAGCGTCCCGCCCTCCTCCGGCGGCGGCAGCGTGACGTCTCTCCTTAGCGACGCCTCCTCCGTGTCCG TGGGAAATCCCGAGAGCCCAGCGGCGGGAGCAGAGGAGCGGGACAGCCTGACTGAAGAGGTGATATCGACGCTAGAGAGGAACGGCGTGAGCTTTGTCGGTTTGGGGAAGGCGAAGGCGAAGAAGTCCGCGAAGCCGAGGGCGGCGACGTCGCTAAGGATCGATATCCCGGCGACGACACCGGCCCGGGCCATATCGATGATGTGGGAGGACCTCGTCAACAGCTCCCGGAAGGAGGACTCCGGCGGCGGGGATTACCTCAACCGGAAGAAGCTCCAGCGCGCTGAGAAGATGATCAGGGAGGCGTTCGTGCAGCTCTACCGAGGGCTGGCCCTGCTCGGCACATACAG CTCCTTGAACATGGAGGCCTTCAGGAAGATCCTCAAGAAGTTCGAAAAG GTGTCGAACCATCTGCAAGAATCGGCCGCGTTCTCGAGCAAGGTTAAGAGGTCGCACTTCATCAGCTCGGATAAG GGTCTCGTGCAGGTGATGAAGTTGGTGGACGAGGTGGAATCCATATTCACAAAACACTTTGCTGGTAGTGACAGGAAAAAGGCCATGAAGTTCCTGAGACCTCAGCAGCCCAAGGAGTCCCACACTATCACCTTCTTCGCGG GCCTCTTCACAGGCAGCTTTGTGACTCTATTCACTGTATACGCAATCTTGGCTCATTTTTGTGGCATCTTTTCTTCCACCGATGGTGAAGCCGGTTATATGCAAACCGTGTACCCTGTTTTCAG CATGTTTGCGCTCCTTAGCCTGCACATATTCTTGTATGGCTGCAACATATTCGCGTGGAGAGGCACCAGAATAAACCACAACTTCATATTCGAGTTCTCGCCAAACACAGCTCTAAAGCGACGGGATGCCTTTCTCATCAGCGCCTCCTTGATGACCGCGGTCGTCAGTGCTCTGGTCGTCCACCTCCTCCTTCGATCTGCTGGGGTTTCCCAGAAGCACGTTGATGCCATACCCGGAGCTCTCCTGCTG GTATTCACGGGCCTGCTCTTCTGCCCATTCAACGTCTTCTACCGCTCGACGCGATATTGCTTCATCCGAGTGATGCGCAACATCGCGTTGTCGCCCTTCTACAAA GTACTGATGGTCGACTTCTTCATGGCCGACCAGCTAACCAGCCAG ATTCCACTGCTAAGGCACATGGAACTCACTGCGTGCTACTTCATGGCGGCCGCATTCAAAGTGCACCCTTACGAGACGTGTACTCGCGCCCAACAGTACAAGCTGTTGGTCTACGTTATCTCCTTCCTTCCTTATTATTGGCGTGCCATGCag TGCGTCAGGCGGTACATCGAGGAGGGGCGCGACGTCAACCACCTGGCGAACGCCGGGAAGTACATCTCGGCCATGGTGGCGGCTGCAGCCAGGTTGAAGTATGCGGTGGAGGCCACGCCCCTGTGGTTCGCCATCGTCATCGTCACGTCCACGGGGGCCACCTTCTACCAGCTCTTCTGGGACTTCGTCAAAGACTGGGGACTACTTGACCTCAGCTCCAAGAATCTCCTCCTCAGAGACGATCTCATTCTAAAGAACAAATGCGTCTACTACGCCTCCATG GGTTTGAACTCGGTGCTTAGGCTTGCTTGGATCGGGAGCGTGATGCCGCTAAGCCTGGGGCAGGTGGAGCATCGATTGCTGGATTTCCTGCTGGCTTCGCTGGAGATCGTCCGACGTGGGCATTGGAACTTCTACAG GTTGGAGAATGAGCACCTGAACAATGTTGGCAAGTTCAGAGCTGTGAAGACCGTCCCACTACCTTTCTGTGAGTTGGTTTCGGATGACTGA
- the LOC103989939 gene encoding phosphate transporter PHO1-2 isoform X3: MVLVQSREDEVKEFLEKSEQELKKVNAFYANKEKEFCERSEILRKQLRILIDLKQLLHEHRCSRHQCSVPPSSGGGSVTSLLSDASSVSVGNPESPAAGAEERDSLTEEVISTLERNGVSFVGLGKAKAKKSAKPRAATSLRIDIPATTPARAISMMWEDLVNSSRKEDSGGGDYLNRKKLQRAEKMIREAFVQLYRGLALLGTYSSLNMEAFRKILKKFEKVSNHLQESAAFSSKVKRSHFISSDKGLVQVMKLVDEVESIFTKHFAGSDRKKAMKFLRPQQPKESHTITFFAGLFTGSFVTLFTVYAILAHFCGIFSSTDGEAGYMQTVYPVFSMFALLSLHIFLYGCNIFAWRGTRINHNFIFEFSPNTALKRRDAFLISASLMTAVVSALVVHLLLRSAGVSQKHVDAIPGALLLVFTGLLFCPFNVFYRSTRYCFIRVMRNIALSPFYKVLMVDFFMADQLTSQIPLLRHMELTACYFMAAAFKVHPYETCTRAQQYKLLVYVISFLPYYWRAMQCVRRYIEEGRDVNHLANAGKYISAMVAAAARLKYAVEATPLWFAIVIVTSTGATFYQLFWDFVKDWGLLDLSSKNLLLRDDLILKNKCVYYASMGLNSVLRLAWIGSVMPLSLGQVEHRLLDFLLASLEIVRRGHWNFYRLENEHLNNVGKFRAVKTVPLPFCELVSDD, encoded by the exons ATGGTTCTCGTCCAATCCAGAGAAGATGAG GTGAAGGAGTTTCTCGAGAAGTCGGAGCAGGAGTTGAAGAAGGTGAACGCTTTCTACGCCAACAAAGAGAAGGAGTTCTGCGAGCGGAGCGAGATACTGAGGAAGCAACTCCGGATCCTCATAGACCTCAAACAGCTCCTCCACGAGCATCGCTGCAGCCGCCACCAATGCAGCGTCCCGCCCTCCTCCGGCGGCGGCAGCGTGACGTCTCTCCTTAGCGACGCCTCCTCCGTGTCCG TGGGAAATCCCGAGAGCCCAGCGGCGGGAGCAGAGGAGCGGGACAGCCTGACTGAAGAGGTGATATCGACGCTAGAGAGGAACGGCGTGAGCTTTGTCGGTTTGGGGAAGGCGAAGGCGAAGAAGTCCGCGAAGCCGAGGGCGGCGACGTCGCTAAGGATCGATATCCCGGCGACGACACCGGCCCGGGCCATATCGATGATGTGGGAGGACCTCGTCAACAGCTCCCGGAAGGAGGACTCCGGCGGCGGGGATTACCTCAACCGGAAGAAGCTCCAGCGCGCTGAGAAGATGATCAGGGAGGCGTTCGTGCAGCTCTACCGAGGGCTGGCCCTGCTCGGCACATACAG CTCCTTGAACATGGAGGCCTTCAGGAAGATCCTCAAGAAGTTCGAAAAG GTGTCGAACCATCTGCAAGAATCGGCCGCGTTCTCGAGCAAGGTTAAGAGGTCGCACTTCATCAGCTCGGATAAG GGTCTCGTGCAGGTGATGAAGTTGGTGGACGAGGTGGAATCCATATTCACAAAACACTTTGCTGGTAGTGACAGGAAAAAGGCCATGAAGTTCCTGAGACCTCAGCAGCCCAAGGAGTCCCACACTATCACCTTCTTCGCGG GCCTCTTCACAGGCAGCTTTGTGACTCTATTCACTGTATACGCAATCTTGGCTCATTTTTGTGGCATCTTTTCTTCCACCGATGGTGAAGCCGGTTATATGCAAACCGTGTACCCTGTTTTCAG CATGTTTGCGCTCCTTAGCCTGCACATATTCTTGTATGGCTGCAACATATTCGCGTGGAGAGGCACCAGAATAAACCACAACTTCATATTCGAGTTCTCGCCAAACACAGCTCTAAAGCGACGGGATGCCTTTCTCATCAGCGCCTCCTTGATGACCGCGGTCGTCAGTGCTCTGGTCGTCCACCTCCTCCTTCGATCTGCTGGGGTTTCCCAGAAGCACGTTGATGCCATACCCGGAGCTCTCCTGCTG GTATTCACGGGCCTGCTCTTCTGCCCATTCAACGTCTTCTACCGCTCGACGCGATATTGCTTCATCCGAGTGATGCGCAACATCGCGTTGTCGCCCTTCTACAAA GTACTGATGGTCGACTTCTTCATGGCCGACCAGCTAACCAGCCAG ATTCCACTGCTAAGGCACATGGAACTCACTGCGTGCTACTTCATGGCGGCCGCATTCAAAGTGCACCCTTACGAGACGTGTACTCGCGCCCAACAGTACAAGCTGTTGGTCTACGTTATCTCCTTCCTTCCTTATTATTGGCGTGCCATGCag TGCGTCAGGCGGTACATCGAGGAGGGGCGCGACGTCAACCACCTGGCGAACGCCGGGAAGTACATCTCGGCCATGGTGGCGGCTGCAGCCAGGTTGAAGTATGCGGTGGAGGCCACGCCCCTGTGGTTCGCCATCGTCATCGTCACGTCCACGGGGGCCACCTTCTACCAGCTCTTCTGGGACTTCGTCAAAGACTGGGGACTACTTGACCTCAGCTCCAAGAATCTCCTCCTCAGAGACGATCTCATTCTAAAGAACAAATGCGTCTACTACGCCTCCATG GGTTTGAACTCGGTGCTTAGGCTTGCTTGGATCGGGAGCGTGATGCCGCTAAGCCTGGGGCAGGTGGAGCATCGATTGCTGGATTTCCTGCTGGCTTCGCTGGAGATCGTCCGACGTGGGCATTGGAACTTCTACAG GTTGGAGAATGAGCACCTGAACAATGTTGGCAAGTTCAGAGCTGTGAAGACCGTCCCACTACCTTTCTGTGAGTTGGTTTCGGATGACTGA